One window of the Dendropsophus ebraccatus isolate aDenEbr1 chromosome 12, aDenEbr1.pat, whole genome shotgun sequence genome contains the following:
- the LOC138769777 gene encoding uncharacterized protein isoform X4 produces MLLLQVHARPVLWDGPAPGYRSRLTRSAAWREVARIVYPDWDQHTRLQQLIIANYVETRWSSVTDRFIRQRRQLMRRGASQEELAALRFAPMLRFILNSPRRRRPQVVQQPAEASSDEENEEPNLAEGLARTPPPRCQGGPVEPGERE; encoded by the exons gtccatgctcggccagtgctatgggacggccctgcgcctgggtacagaagccggctaacacggagtgccgcatggagggaggttgcccggattgtatacccagattgggaccagcatactagattacagcaattgataattg ctaactatgtggagaccaggtggtccagtgtgacggaccgattcatcaggcagcgacggcagctgatgaggcgtggggcctcccaagaagaactggccgctttgcgttttgccccaatgctgcgtttcattttgaattcccccagacgccgcag accacaagtagttcagcaaccagcagaggcctcatcggatgaagagaatgaagaacctaatctggcagaggggttggccaggactccaccaccaagatgtcaagggggtcctgtggagcctggcgagagagagtga
- the LOC138769777 gene encoding uncharacterized protein isoform X2 has product MVSHSNSPSTRHAIVNPPPPPLRPVLRWRDYREEACPPVSLSDPRPPRRIVAFHSLVVHARPVLWDGPAPGYRSRLTRSAAWREVARIVYPDWDQHTRLQQLIIANYVETRWSSVTDRFIRQRRQLMRRGASQEELAALRFAPMLRFILNSPRRRRPQVVQQPAEASSDEENEEPNLAEGLARTPPPRCQGGPVEPGERE; this is encoded by the exons cacgacacgcaatagttaacccccccccacccccgctacgcccagtgctgaggtggcgagactacagagaggaggcgtgtccccccgtgtcgctatccgatcccagacccccgcgccggattgtggccttccattccctagta gtccatgctcggccagtgctatgggacggccctgcgcctgggtacagaagccggctaacacggagtgccgcatggagggaggttgcccggattgtatacccagattgggaccagcatactagattacagcaattgataattg ctaactatgtggagaccaggtggtccagtgtgacggaccgattcatcaggcagcgacggcagctgatgaggcgtggggcctcccaagaagaactggccgctttgcgttttgccccaatgctgcgtttcattttgaattcccccagacgccgcag accacaagtagttcagcaaccagcagaggcctcatcggatgaagagaatgaagaacctaatctggcagaggggttggccaggactccaccaccaagatgtcaagggggtcctgtggagcctggcgagagagagtga